In the Deinococcus malanensis genome, one interval contains:
- a CDS encoding DUF4384 domain-containing protein has product MRKLSVRSALALGTLTLGLSACSVTVRPNVSLTGSTGNLIVRFAPDRGEGSSYFVGEAVRFQLTTRTAGYVTLVALQNGYATTLAQNVYVNAGTTVFPRPQDGVTYNVAAPRGVQRVRAIFTRTRPTGDLILRGTYDGSQWNAATSAYLTPYAASDRDVQETFLYIR; this is encoded by the coding sequence CGCAAGCTTTCTGTCCGCTCTGCCCTGGCCCTCGGTACGCTGACCCTGGGTCTCAGTGCCTGCTCGGTCACGGTGCGCCCCAATGTGTCCCTGACCGGGAGCACCGGCAACCTGATTGTCCGCTTCGCCCCGGACCGTGGGGAAGGCAGTTCGTATTTCGTGGGTGAGGCGGTGCGCTTCCAGCTGACCACCCGCACGGCCGGCTACGTGACCCTGGTGGCCCTCCAGAACGGCTACGCGACGACCCTGGCCCAGAACGTCTACGTGAACGCCGGCACCACCGTGTTTCCCCGTCCGCAGGACGGCGTGACCTACAACGTCGCCGCGCCGCGCGGCGTGCAGCGTGTCCGCGCGATCTTCACGCGCACGCGCCCCACGGGTGACCTGATCCTGCGCGGGACCTATGACGGCAGCCAGTGGAACGCGGCGACCAGCGCCTACCTGACGCCGTATGCCGCCAGCGACCGCGACGTTCAGGAAACGTTCCTGTACATCCGCTGA
- a CDS encoding nucleotide pyrophosphohydrolase, with translation MTSSQPLTFVQASERVDAFISQFEEGYFPPLLMLARLTEEVGEIARVVSHKNGKKPKAGEDPGDLEMELADLLFVTLCMANERGLDLERGFERMMDKIERRDATRWTKKAVQPGEPQPGELQSSELQPGEPQAGETQV, from the coding sequence ATGACCTCCAGTCAACCGCTGACCTTCGTGCAGGCGTCCGAGCGTGTGGATGCGTTTATCTCCCAGTTCGAGGAAGGCTACTTTCCGCCTCTCCTGATGCTGGCTCGCCTGACCGAGGAGGTCGGCGAGATCGCCCGGGTGGTCTCGCATAAGAACGGCAAGAAGCCCAAAGCCGGGGAAGATCCGGGTGACCTGGAGATGGAACTGGCCGACCTGCTGTTCGTGACCCTGTGCATGGCCAACGAGCGGGGTCTGGATCTGGAGCGCGGTTTTGAGCGCATGATGGACAAGATCGAAAGGCGTGACGCGACCCGCTGGACGAAGAAAGCGGTTCAGCCCGGTGAGCCGCAGCCCGGTGAGTTGCAGTCTAGTGAGCTGCAGCCCGGCGAGCCTCAGGCAGGGGAAACTCAGGTATGA
- a CDS encoding YfiT family bacillithiol transferase, with the protein MSDLRYPLGPMPTPLSLSGEERSGALAALSALPQALRASVEGLPDDQLGTPYREGGWTVRQVVHHVADSHLNAYTRTKLTLTETNPDVRPYDETLWAELPDARLPVGVSLDLLESLHRRWVATLEGVNDWTRPWTHPAQGRTYTLDTLLGMYAWHGRHHIAHITGLRGRQGW; encoded by the coding sequence ATGAGCGACCTGCGCTACCCCCTGGGACCCATGCCCACGCCTCTCAGCCTGTCCGGGGAGGAACGGTCTGGGGCGCTGGCCGCCCTGAGCGCCCTGCCTCAGGCGCTGCGGGCGTCAGTAGAAGGGCTGCCGGACGATCAGCTGGGCACCCCTTACCGTGAAGGTGGCTGGACGGTCCGGCAGGTCGTGCATCATGTGGCCGACAGCCACCTGAACGCGTACACCCGGACGAAACTGACGCTGACCGAGACCAATCCCGATGTCAGACCCTACGATGAGACCCTCTGGGCCGAGTTGCCGGATGCCCGGCTGCCGGTCGGCGTCAGCCTGGACCTGCTGGAGAGCCTGCACCGCCGCTGGGTGGCCACGCTGGAAGGCGTGAATGACTGGACCCGCCCCTGGACCCATCCGGCGCAGGGCCGCACCTACACCCTGGACACCCTGCTGGGGATGTATGCCTGGCATGGCCGCCACCACATTGCCCACATCACCGGTCTGCGCGGGCGCCAGGGCTGGTAG
- a CDS encoding Nudix hydrolase yields the protein MQFGESLHVPVTHRAAGVVVLNGAGDILLVRERGLPGQMGKAGLWHIPSGTVENGENPQDTATREAWEEAGVRVRLNTFLGALLGRFPDGVLVLRHAWLAEPLEGSVFRPVLGHEVSEVRFVSEVEFGTLYATGKIRMYHTKLFYEEALRVRAAMRRQEAGA from the coding sequence GTGCAGTTCGGCGAGTCACTGCATGTTCCGGTCACGCACCGGGCGGCCGGTGTGGTGGTGTTGAACGGAGCCGGCGACATTCTGCTGGTCCGCGAACGCGGGCTCCCCGGACAGATGGGCAAGGCAGGCTTATGGCATATCCCCAGCGGCACGGTCGAGAACGGCGAGAATCCCCAGGACACCGCCACGCGTGAGGCCTGGGAAGAGGCCGGCGTGCGCGTCCGCCTGAACACATTTCTGGGGGCCCTGCTGGGCCGTTTTCCGGATGGGGTGCTGGTGCTGCGGCACGCCTGGCTGGCCGAGCCGCTGGAGGGTTCGGTGTTCCGGCCGGTCCTGGGGCACGAGGTGAGCGAGGTGCGCTTTGTCAGCGAAGTGGAGTTCGGGACGCTGTACGCCACTGGAAAAATTCGCATGTACCACACGAAGCTGTTCTACGAGGAAGCCCTTCGCGTGCGGGCCGCCATGAGGAGGCAGGAGGCGGGGGCCTGA
- the era gene encoding GTPase Era has translation MSDPTMTSDGATTHSGFVAIVGKPNVGKSTLLNSFLGTKVAPTSPRPQTTRRGVRGIFTTDTHQIVFVDTPGLHKPKDALGKYMNHEVHSALADVDVIIWVVDLRHPPTDEDELVGRQVRELPKPLFLVGNKTDAAKYPDEAMKLYRALLEGRAAETSETMLSAQNGPLQVATLREQILDTLPENPFFYPRGAASDQSREMWAAEIIREEAMKKLREELPYAVATRVNRWTEREDGLQRIEGEIVVEKNAHKGMVIGSGGKQLREIGQAARKQLEVFLDRKVFLGLEVIVIPGWREDEEALRELGYE, from the coding sequence ATGAGCGACCCCACCATGACCTCCGACGGCGCCACTACCCACTCCGGGTTTGTGGCGATCGTCGGCAAGCCGAATGTCGGCAAAAGCACGCTGCTCAACAGTTTTCTGGGCACCAAGGTGGCGCCCACCAGCCCGCGCCCACAGACCACCCGCCGGGGCGTGCGTGGCATCTTTACCACCGACACACACCAGATCGTCTTTGTGGACACGCCGGGGCTGCACAAGCCCAAAGACGCTCTGGGCAAATACATGAACCACGAGGTGCACAGCGCCCTGGCAGACGTGGACGTGATCATCTGGGTCGTGGACCTGCGCCACCCCCCCACCGACGAGGACGAGCTGGTGGGCCGGCAGGTGCGCGAGTTGCCCAAGCCCCTCTTTCTGGTGGGCAACAAAACCGACGCCGCCAAGTACCCGGACGAGGCCATGAAGCTTTACCGCGCCCTGCTCGAAGGCCGCGCGGCAGAAACCAGCGAGACGATGCTGTCGGCACAGAACGGCCCCCTGCAGGTGGCCACCCTGCGCGAGCAGATTCTGGACACCCTGCCGGAAAATCCCTTCTTCTACCCGCGCGGCGCCGCCAGTGACCAGAGCCGCGAGATGTGGGCCGCCGAGATCATCCGCGAGGAAGCCATGAAAAAGCTGCGTGAGGAGCTCCCCTACGCCGTGGCCACGCGGGTCAACCGCTGGACCGAGCGCGAGGACGGGCTGCAGCGTATCGAGGGCGAGATCGTGGTGGAGAAAAACGCCCACAAGGGCATGGTTATCGGTTCGGGCGGCAAGCAGCTGCGCGAGATCGGTCAGGCCGCCCGCAAGCAGCTGGAGGTCTTCCTGGACCGCAAGGTCTTTCTGGGCCTGGAAGTCATTGTGATTCCCGGCTGGCGCGAGGACGAGGAAGCGCTGCGCGAACTCGGATACGAGTAA
- a CDS encoding SDR family NAD(P)-dependent oxidoreductase — MLTGTFLTELNVASTAAFMPGPMMAVYYATKAYVLSFSEAVNEEVRGKSVNVTALCPGPVETGFQAAADLGQSKLFSGPNRLAMLSATEVARIGIRAMLRGQPVAVAGRINQVQTLLPRLLPRAVLPRLVASAQARH, encoded by the coding sequence ATGCTGACGGGCACGTTCCTCACTGAGCTGAACGTGGCCAGCACGGCCGCTTTTATGCCCGGCCCGATGATGGCGGTGTATTACGCCACCAAGGCGTACGTCCTGAGTTTCAGCGAGGCGGTGAACGAGGAAGTGCGGGGAAAGAGCGTGAATGTCACCGCGCTGTGCCCCGGGCCAGTCGAGACCGGGTTCCAGGCGGCGGCCGATCTGGGCCAGAGCAAGCTTTTCAGCGGTCCGAACCGGCTGGCCATGCTGAGTGCCACCGAAGTGGCCCGGATTGGGATCCGCGCCATGCTGCGCGGTCAGCCGGTGGCCGTGGCCGGCAGGATCAACCAGGTGCAGACGCTGCTTCCACGGCTGCTGCCCCGCGCCGTGCTGCCACGCCTGGTGGCGTCCGCTCAGGCGCGGCACTGA
- a CDS encoding YIP1 family protein — MSKPTRYQTAEVKATITDMFAQSSAVLARPGPATFERFERRGGTRHALVYVGLAAVVSALIAAFFAIFHTDVTVIGQLISRLILIPAQFLIFTGAVYLIGRKLFKGTGTYPEVAYTFALFFVPLTILGTLIGIVPVLGWLLALLISLVMVAFGYFAVQSSMNLRDQGSAVITLVLAGVAHWLLGSVVGGLLTALFYGG, encoded by the coding sequence ATGAGCAAGCCCACCAGGTACCAGACCGCTGAGGTCAAGGCCACGATCACCGATATGTTCGCGCAGAGCAGTGCCGTACTGGCCCGCCCCGGCCCGGCCACGTTCGAACGTTTCGAGCGCCGGGGCGGCACCCGGCATGCCCTGGTCTACGTGGGTCTTGCCGCAGTGGTTTCCGCCCTCATTGCCGCCTTTTTCGCCATCTTTCATACAGACGTCACGGTAATTGGACAGCTGATCTCCCGGCTGATCCTGATTCCGGCTCAGTTCCTGATTTTCACCGGCGCGGTGTATCTGATTGGCAGAAAGCTGTTCAAGGGCACCGGGACCTATCCGGAAGTGGCGTATACCTTCGCGCTGTTTTTCGTGCCGCTCACCATTCTGGGCACGTTGATCGGCATTGTTCCGGTCCTTGGTTGGCTGCTCGCTCTGCTGATCTCCCTGGTGATGGTGGCGTTCGGCTACTTTGCCGTGCAGTCCAGCATGAATCTGCGTGACCAGGGCAGCGCGGTCATTACGCTGGTGCTGGCCGGTGTGGCCCACTGGCTGCTGGGCAGTGTGGTGGGTGGGCTGCTTACAGCGCTGTTTTATGGAGGCTAA
- a CDS encoding 3-deoxy-7-phosphoheptulonate synthase produces MTRQPAPSTTENLNVTGFSPLPTPRDLKRRYPLTPEAERTVLAGRRAAQAIVHGQDDRLLAVVGPCSVHNVDEALAYARRLAALRERVADRVEVQMRVYVDKPRTTVGWRGFLLDPDLTGANDVARGLERTRELMLRVSEMGVPVATELLDPFAPQYLFDTVAWACLGARTTESQTHRAMASAVSAPMGFKNGTGGGIKLAVDAIVAASHAHAFFTVDDDSQACIVHTRGNPDGHVILRGGRGGPNYAPQFVREAADLMSAAGLTPAVMVDCSHANSGSDHTRQSLVWRDVLQQRQAGVSAIRGVMLESNEHSGKQAIPSDLSALRPGVSVTDACVGWNETEALLLEAHAALGRSAVLR; encoded by the coding sequence ATGACCCGTCAACCGGCCCCCAGCACCACCGAGAACCTGAACGTCACCGGCTTTTCCCCACTGCCCACCCCGCGCGATCTCAAACGCCGCTACCCTCTGACCCCGGAAGCCGAGCGCACAGTGCTGGCCGGTCGCCGGGCTGCCCAGGCCATCGTGCACGGCCAGGATGACCGGCTGCTGGCCGTGGTCGGTCCGTGCAGCGTACATAACGTCGACGAGGCCCTGGCGTACGCCCGCCGGCTGGCTGCGCTGCGTGAGCGGGTGGCCGACCGGGTGGAAGTGCAGATGCGCGTGTACGTGGACAAACCCCGTACCACCGTGGGCTGGCGGGGGTTTCTGCTGGATCCTGACCTGACCGGCGCGAATGACGTCGCGCGGGGCCTGGAGCGCACCCGTGAACTGATGCTGCGCGTTTCGGAAATGGGCGTTCCGGTGGCCACCGAACTGCTTGACCCGTTTGCGCCGCAGTACCTGTTCGACACCGTGGCATGGGCCTGCCTGGGTGCACGCACCACCGAGTCGCAGACGCACCGCGCCATGGCCAGCGCCGTCAGTGCGCCGATGGGCTTCAAAAACGGCACCGGCGGCGGAATCAAGCTGGCGGTGGACGCCATTGTGGCCGCCAGCCACGCGCACGCCTTCTTCACCGTGGACGACGACAGTCAGGCCTGCATCGTGCATACGCGCGGCAACCCGGACGGCCACGTGATCCTGCGTGGCGGACGCGGTGGTCCGAATTACGCGCCGCAGTTCGTGCGGGAAGCGGCCGACCTGATGAGTGCAGCCGGACTGACGCCAGCGGTCATGGTGGACTGCTCACACGCCAACAGCGGCTCGGACCACACCCGGCAGTCGCTGGTCTGGCGCGACGTGCTGCAGCAGCGTCAGGCAGGCGTGAGCGCCATTCGTGGCGTGATGCTCGAAAGCAACGAACACTCCGGCAAGCAGGCGATCCCCTCAGACCTCAGCGCGCTGCGCCCCGGCGTGAGCGTGACCGATGCCTGCGTCGGCTGGAACGAAACCGAAGCGCTGCTGCTCGAAGCCCACGCTGCACTCGGGCGCAGCGCCGTTCTGCGCTGA